The Dehalococcoidia bacterium DNA window CGACCGCGCGAACAAGCGCATCGTCATCGCATCAGCCGAAGGCGCGTTCCTGCGCCAGATCGTCAGCCCGTCGTTCACCGATCTGCGCGCCGCCTACATCGACGAGGGCACGAACACGATCTACGTCCTCAACGGCGACACCCTCATGCGCGCCGCCGCGCCGCCGTAGGCGAGTGATAAGTTGTAAGTCGTCAGTTGTAAGTCAGTTCTCCGCCCTCCTCGTTCAACTGACAACTTACTTACAACTGAACACTCACCCCGCCATCGTGATCAGAAACGTCGCATCACTCAGCGCCGTCGCGTCGTGCGTCGTCCCCGGCTCCAGCGTCAGCATGCCGCGCGACGGCACGTCGAAACGCTCGCCGCCGATGCCGATGCGAATGCGGCCCGTCAGCGACTGGATGCTCAGCGGCCCTTCGACGCGGTGATCGTCGATCGTCGTCCCCTTCCGCAGCGCGACGACCGTCACGCGCAGCGGCCCCTCCTTCACCAGCGTCTTCGCCGCGC harbors:
- a CDS encoding cupin produces the protein MPTTKHTYLRTHKLSGRTLAFNLKAEEGALLDKARTAKSGRAAKTLVKEGPLRVTVVALRKGTTIDDHRVEGPLSIQSLTGRIRIGIGGERFDVPSRGMLTLEPGTTHDATALSDATFLITMAG